The region GTATGACTTTACCGTTGCTAGATTATGCCCCCACAAGCCAAAACCAGCGGGTGGCTAGTTTTGAGGTTCCCGGTGATGAATACCCTCGCATTTACACCACCGATAACTGCCATTCCAGCAGCGAATTAGAAACCTTGATTCAGGCCGCCTATCGCCAAGTCTTTAATGAACAACAACTTTTAGTCCATAATCGCCAAATTCTTTTAGAGTCCAAGCTTAAGCACGGTCTGATTACTGTTCGCGAATTTATTCGGGGACTCGCAACCTCAGACACCTTCCGCGATCGCAACTATGCTCCCAATAGCAACTATCGGTTTGTGCAAATGTGTATTCAGCGTTTGCTGGGTCGTGACGTGTACAGCGATCGCGAAAAATTTGCCTGGTCAACCGTTCTCGCCACCCAAGGTCTCTACGGCTTTATTGATGCCTTGCTAGACAGCGACGAATACATGACCCAGTTTGGCAACGATACTGTTCCCTATCAGCGGCGACGCATCTTGCCCCAGCAAATTTCGGGCGAACTTCCCTTTGCTCGGATGCCCCGCTACGACGCCGACTATCGCCAGAAGCTTGTAGACCTTGGCCACAACTTTGAAGGTGGATCGGGTCAAGGCTACCGTTGGGATTGGCAAAAACCTCCCTATCCCCAACCTGTGCGGACGCTAGGAGCAGCGATCGCTTACGGAGGAGCGGCTTTTGTAGGACTGCTGGCGATCGCCACGATCCTCTCTTGGTTTGGGTGGCTGAATTTGTAGGAGTGAAGAGGTGATGGGGGGATGAGCAGGAGTTCTCTAAGTTCGTTTCTCTCGTCATCTCTTTCCTCCCCTACTCCCCCACTCTTAACAAATTCCCGACCATTGTTACACTGTGTAAGGATTTCTCAGACTAAAGCAACCTCCTCCCTTATGATTAGAATCGAGCTTTTGTAAAAGTATCGTAATAAAACCTACGGAGGTTCTGACGTGGCTCTGCCTTTGCTTAGTTATACGCCTACCAGCCAGAATCAACGCGTGGCCGGATTTGAAGTAG is a window of Synechococcales cyanobacterium T60_A2020_003 DNA encoding:
- a CDS encoding phycobilisome rod-core linker polypeptide; translation: MTLPLLDYAPTSQNQRVASFEVPGDEYPRIYTTDNCHSSSELETLIQAAYRQVFNEQQLLVHNRQILLESKLKHGLITVREFIRGLATSDTFRDRNYAPNSNYRFVQMCIQRLLGRDVYSDREKFAWSTVLATQGLYGFIDALLDSDEYMTQFGNDTVPYQRRRILPQQISGELPFARMPRYDADYRQKLVDLGHNFEGGSGQGYRWDWQKPPYPQPVRTLGAAIAYGGAAFVGLLAIATILSWFGWLNL